Proteins co-encoded in one Bremerella sp. TYQ1 genomic window:
- a CDS encoding helix-turn-helix transcriptional regulator → MSYLVNQIPDTVMTDTVQEQLFTLVSSERSPFRGLSEWPWLDELLRERSKEILEKHGEVSWQMAGGKLNPQGKPTLDLRSDTVEAMLGEVEENYGGILFHDEDGTTWALKLRTLCHNSVRSRFGYGITWWRESPNVLDPLVRERCHDLAYQKSELKETLNKVATNILVYRRSEQLLWLIHFQVLAQRSSIVTIPDVSIGEMFWGERRRWPQNWRRDIRRALISLTGLHSQALRFVGNGWQPQLNSHSVALANIKFISTNSSDSPNCPPCCLLHSSERRHGHYEVQVGRGFLGVLENYLTNVDGDRCRYDFKREPSGESGTLLKASRNEGQIATTNLPLKLLGPAKFSGFSRRVQQLLAGLFREVTRRKKGKTLEEIRNRQVIGSSIKEVVKCPSLDPSQTYVVFGGNGHRRGCGYQVIGRSRTGWLSKCGYEIGAANDQEMRRFARKWLKDLRKLECELGFKVVGLLPRSKEWFDLEKMQQLTHHKASWNRLQLLHIRVYAPSDYEARLRKLLMDRAGLASYEALSQDNQDCSNFGERFARLGIKQQVLADYLGTSRPYVSKLLNGGKWPADRAAQVETWLISMEART, encoded by the coding sequence ATGTCTTACTTAGTCAATCAGATCCCTGACACAGTCATGACGGATACTGTACAGGAACAGCTGTTCACACTAGTAAGTAGTGAACGCTCTCCATTTCGCGGACTCTCTGAGTGGCCCTGGCTCGACGAATTACTACGTGAACGGTCAAAGGAAATCCTCGAAAAGCACGGGGAGGTCTCTTGGCAAATGGCTGGAGGCAAACTTAATCCGCAAGGCAAACCGACCTTGGATCTGCGCAGCGACACGGTCGAGGCAATGCTAGGAGAAGTTGAGGAGAACTACGGCGGCATATTGTTCCATGACGAAGATGGTACCACGTGGGCCCTGAAGTTAAGGACGCTTTGTCATAATAGCGTGCGAAGCCGTTTCGGATATGGAATCACTTGGTGGAGGGAGTCTCCAAACGTACTAGACCCACTGGTAAGAGAACGCTGCCATGACTTGGCGTATCAAAAAAGCGAATTGAAAGAAACCCTGAATAAAGTTGCCACCAATATATTGGTATACAGAAGATCGGAGCAGCTGCTTTGGTTAATCCATTTTCAGGTGCTCGCCCAGCGGTCATCAATCGTGACGATCCCAGATGTGAGCATCGGAGAAATGTTCTGGGGAGAACGCAGGCGATGGCCCCAAAACTGGCGACGAGACATACGGCGAGCTCTAATCTCACTTACTGGACTGCATAGTCAAGCCCTGAGATTTGTAGGGAATGGCTGGCAGCCCCAGCTTAATTCTCATTCTGTCGCGCTCGCAAATATTAAGTTTATCTCCACCAATTCAAGTGATTCGCCCAACTGCCCCCCCTGTTGCCTTCTACATAGTAGTGAACGCCGCCACGGTCATTATGAAGTGCAAGTCGGTAGGGGATTTCTCGGTGTTCTGGAAAACTACTTGACGAACGTTGATGGCGATCGCTGTCGTTACGACTTCAAGCGGGAGCCGAGTGGTGAATCAGGTACGTTGCTCAAAGCTAGTCGAAATGAAGGTCAGATTGCCACGACCAACCTCCCTTTGAAACTTTTGGGCCCCGCGAAGTTCTCTGGCTTTTCTCGCCGAGTGCAGCAATTGCTTGCCGGGCTATTTCGCGAAGTAACGCGCCGAAAGAAGGGTAAGACTCTTGAAGAGATTCGGAATCGGCAAGTAATTGGGAGTTCAATCAAGGAGGTCGTAAAATGTCCATCTCTAGACCCCAGCCAAACGTACGTGGTCTTCGGTGGCAATGGTCATCGCCGTGGATGCGGTTATCAGGTTATTGGGAGGTCGCGAACTGGTTGGCTGTCGAAGTGCGGATATGAGATTGGTGCTGCGAATGACCAGGAGATGAGGCGATTTGCTCGCAAATGGCTGAAAGACCTTAGAAAGCTTGAATGTGAACTGGGATTCAAAGTAGTTGGACTTCTTCCAAGATCCAAGGAATGGTTCGACTTGGAGAAGATGCAACAACTGACTCACCACAAGGCGAGTTGGAATCGTTTGCAGCTATTACACATACGTGTCTACGCACCTTCGGACTATGAAGCACGGTTGCGCAAACTGCTGATGGATCGCGCTGGTCTCGCGAGCTACGAGGCCTTAAGTCAGGATAATCAAGATTGCAGTAATTTTGGAGAACGCTTCGCACGGCTGGGGATTAAACAGCAGGTACTCGCCGATTATCTCGGGACGTCACGACCGTATGTAAGCAAACTACTAAACGGCGGCAAATGGCCGGCCGATCGTGCCGCTCAGGTTGAGACTTGGCTAATCAGTATGGAAGCTCGCACGTAA
- a CDS encoding DnaB-like helicase C-terminal domain-containing protein, with translation MNHYHASLPDNSQVNLSTDSDAQLAYLRSLDLATRASRFTLQEPTIQFEDLNLLFKHFLCDPSFFAEARPHVLEHYFHDHEVAVRCVWMAMCSRYPAPFTVEGIVSAIHEYRSSQPQIMISPDVYNLLTGPHNRVGEWLATPRESLDIGRARTVLKRFLYQRSVFLPTRQYVGSHGPNLAPADIVPFLQHAIEQSHSIETLFSPPPRTMGDIWDEHESRLAITRGRDLVGLQTGLTKLDEKLLGLRGLTLLGAMPSVGKTALCLQIALGVCGAHAFNDAVVVFISLEMTRDELMTRAKCMLSRLDWSTYVLGSVGYRNGGENVFSPEHLNCIQFGRQRMIDQQIDRRLCIIDRSQVGDDLSSTQIQKYVNDIKSRANASRALVVLDYLQLLSPGKAGLSDLEADKQRMRVLQDVVNRSRMDSNPIGDALIAISEARKPAGATENNRKIVWGQRLQELMGSARLGYGADAVLLYRRMSAEDIKDCYSLRNNDQIERQYETLENSGISPVILTVEKGRDGTKRGEIPMEFHYQQNHFTELSSRSFVTPSRPSRLGDRAGAAEAQSEMTGQPRQSSESSIPIT, from the coding sequence ATGAACCACTATCACGCATCGTTGCCAGATAACAGTCAGGTCAACTTGTCGACAGATTCCGACGCACAACTTGCTTATTTGCGATCACTCGACCTTGCGACTCGGGCATCGCGATTTACTCTCCAGGAGCCCACGATCCAGTTTGAAGACCTCAATCTGCTTTTTAAGCATTTTCTTTGCGATCCGTCTTTTTTCGCAGAAGCAAGACCGCATGTACTCGAACACTATTTTCATGACCATGAAGTTGCTGTCCGGTGCGTTTGGATGGCAATGTGCAGTCGATATCCAGCTCCGTTCACAGTGGAAGGAATTGTCAGTGCAATTCACGAGTATCGCAGTTCTCAGCCACAAATCATGATTTCGCCAGATGTTTATAACTTGCTGACAGGACCTCATAATCGAGTCGGTGAATGGCTTGCGACTCCGCGTGAGTCGCTTGATATTGGTCGAGCGCGTACGGTCCTCAAGCGATTCCTTTATCAGCGGTCCGTCTTTCTGCCAACCCGTCAGTACGTAGGTAGTCATGGACCTAATTTGGCACCCGCGGATATCGTTCCATTCTTGCAGCACGCCATCGAACAGAGTCACTCCATTGAAACGCTATTTTCTCCTCCACCTCGGACGATGGGAGACATCTGGGACGAGCATGAATCACGTCTGGCAATCACTCGTGGTCGTGATCTGGTAGGACTACAAACAGGGCTGACGAAGCTAGACGAAAAATTACTCGGATTACGGGGCCTTACATTGCTTGGGGCCATGCCCTCCGTCGGCAAAACGGCATTGTGCCTGCAGATTGCATTGGGAGTCTGCGGGGCCCACGCTTTCAATGATGCGGTGGTCGTGTTCATCTCACTAGAAATGACACGAGATGAGTTGATGACTCGCGCCAAGTGCATGCTTTCACGACTGGATTGGAGCACCTATGTCCTAGGATCAGTTGGCTATCGAAACGGTGGCGAAAATGTCTTCAGCCCCGAACACTTGAACTGCATTCAATTCGGTCGCCAACGCATGATTGACCAACAGATCGATCGACGTCTCTGTATTATTGATCGATCTCAAGTAGGTGACGATCTCAGTTCTACGCAGATCCAAAAATACGTAAATGACATCAAGTCCCGGGCGAACGCCAGCCGAGCGTTAGTCGTACTTGACTATCTCCAACTGCTTTCGCCGGGAAAGGCTGGGCTGAGTGATTTGGAGGCAGACAAGCAAAGAATGCGTGTACTGCAGGACGTCGTGAATCGTTCAAGAATGGATTCCAATCCAATAGGTGATGCACTAATCGCAATTTCCGAGGCCAGGAAGCCTGCCGGCGCAACGGAAAACAACCGTAAGATTGTCTGGGGACAACGGCTGCAGGAGTTGATGGGATCAGCTCGTCTAGGCTACGGGGCGGATGCTGTTCTTCTCTACAGGCGTATGAGTGCCGAGGACATCAAGGATTGCTACAGCTTAAGAAACAACGATCAAATTGAGCGTCAATACGAGACGCTTGAAAATTCGGGCATATCGCCAGTCATTCTTACCGTCGAGAAAGGTCGAGACGGTACTAAACGTGGTGAGATTCCCATGGAGTTTCATTATCAACAGAACCACTTTACGGAACTTTCTTCTCGCAGTTTTGTTACTCCATCTCGTCCATCAAGACTAGGCGATCGCGCAGGGGCTGCCGAGGCTCAAAGTGAAATGACTGGTCAGCCAAGACAAAGTTCCGAAAGTAGCATCCCCATTACATAG